The Punica granatum isolate Tunisia-2019 chromosome 4, ASM765513v2, whole genome shotgun sequence genome has a window encoding:
- the LOC116205122 gene encoding RING-H2 finger protein ATL65 codes for MLTCQKPTTPSTNRMKERKETERKDDTTPTTTTTTHHLHHHQQSNIQTHQNLFFLPPFRRYQHSEERGGGRGRRGRLEPVARRSHQWTHSHRNDHVGSVLMIMISPAHPPFPPSPFWASSPTPSPSPSQSPFAAPATVAASSIPRPPSPPPSSRAPVSFSPPLIAMVAVVATAFLIVFYFRPISRHLLRLSRWRRRRRVHRSASSVDLGSPPTTGFFDSPLHDPSFHYSPYGLDDAVIKTIPLSLYASKANKHGTAVRECAVCLLEFEEDDYVRTLPACSHAFHVDCIDMWLRSHANCPLCRAGIFRPDSPFTPLMAARIRPSLDEDPILRDIIIEETLADLESDETAAPASAVGEITEEPSPRRVNPGSDDRFRDFMLKRSYSFGFERSIASERMLVMEPATTSPCRYRRSGGGGFWSKRPSPFGSLSKPRVFSFRYYRGMKSPFFRRRGFFPLSESSVRFSTFGSGGGGGSSRRSKSLMSPMFGGRSGVAVSSSRLRCGDPEALLSPERFNRR; via the coding sequence ATGTTGACGTGTCAAAAACCCACGACTCCGTCGACAAATCGTAtgaaagaaaggaaggaaaCGGAGCGAAAAGACGATACTAcccccaccaccaccaccaccacccaCCATCTCCACCACCATCAGCAGTCAAACATTCAAACCCACCAAAACCTCTTCTTTCTTCCCCCTTTCCGCCGTTACCAGCACTCAGAagaaagaggaggaggaaggggaagaagaggaagactAGAACCCGTTGCCCGTCGGAGCCACCAGTGGACCCACAGCCACCGCAATGACCATGTCGGCTCCGTCTTGATGATCATGATCTCCCCTGCACATCCGCCGTTCCCTCCCTCTCCCTTCTGGGCCTCATCCCCgactccatctccatctccttcGCAATCCCCATTCGCAGCCCCTGCCACCGTCGCGGCTAGCTCAATTCCTCGCCCACCATCCCCGCCGCCGTCCTCCAGGGCACCGGTGAGCTTCAGCCCTCCGCTGATCGCCATGGTGGCTGTGGTGGCGACGGCTTTCCTGATCGTCTTCTACTTCCGCCCCATCTCCCGCCACCTCCTCCGGCTCTCCAGGTGGCGCCGCCGCCGCAGGGTCCACCGCTCCGCCTCATCCGTTGACCTTGGTTCCCCGCCTACCACCGGCTTCTTCGACTCTCCCCTCCACGACCCCTCCTTCCACTACTCCCCCTACGGACTCGACGACGCTGTGATCAAGACAATCCCGCTCTCCCTCTACGCCTCGAAAGCAAACAAACATGGGACCGCCGTCAGGGAGTGCGCAGTGTGCCTGCTCGAGTTCGAGGAGGACGACTACGTCCGTACACTACCCGCTTGCTCCCACGCGTTTCATGTGGACTGCATCGATATGTGGCTCCGCTCCCACGCGAACTGCCCCCTCTGCCGCGCCGGAATATTCCGCCCGGATTCTCCGTTCACCCCTCTGATGGCCGCCAGGATCCGCCCCAGCCTCGACGAGGACCCAATCCTCCGGGATATCATCATAGAGGAGACCTTAGCTGACCTCGAATCCGACGAAACCGCGGCACCGGCGTCGGCTGTTGGAGAGATCACCGAGGAGCCGTCCCCCAGGAGGGTGAACCCGGGATCCGACGATCGATTCAGGGACTTCATGCTGAAGAGATCCTACTCCTTCGGGTTCGAGAGAAGCATCGCGTCAGAGAGGATGCTGGTGATGGAGCCTGCGACGACATCCCCCTGTAGGTACCGCCGTAGCGGCGGCGGGGGGTTCTGGAGCAAGCGGCCGTCGCCGTTCGGGTCGCTGTCGAAGCCTAGGGTATTCTCGTTCCGATACTACAGGGGGATGAAATCGCCGTTCTTCCGGCGGCGCGGGTTCTTCCCGCTGTCGGAGTCGAGCGTGAGATTCTCCACCTTCGGGAGCGGAGGGGGAGGTGGGTCGTCGAGGCGGAGCAAGTCGCTGATGAGCCCAATGTTCGGAGGGAGGTCGGGGGTGGCGGTGTCGTCGAGCCGGCTGAGGTGCGGGGACCCGGAGGCGCTGCTGTCGCCGGAGAGGTTCAACCGGAGGTGA
- the LOC116204694 gene encoding long chain acyl-CoA synthetase 2 — translation MPEVYTVKVEEGQPATADRPAKGPVYRSIYAKDGLPELPEGRNSPWDFFSATVKRIPKSRLLGRREVVDTKVGPYVWLSYQEAYDSAVQVGSAIRRRSVNPGDRCGIYGSNCPEWVIAMEACSSQAITYVPLYDTLGPNAVEFILNHAEVSIAFVQTSKIPAILSCLSKCSYLKTIVTFSNFPTAQKEQAEALGVSCFSWTEFLELGSSDSELPAKQKTDICTIMYTSGTTGEPKGVVLTNGAVMTEVLSIDQFVDLTDKVFSEEDVYFSFLPLAHIYDLTMEIYCMYRGSAIGFWRGDVRFLVEDIQELKPTIFCGVPRVYDRIYSGILAKVSSGGAIRKKLFEFAYNYKLGNLEKGLPLENAAPLMDRLVFEKTKLAFGGRVRILSSGAAPLPRHVEEFLRVTTCSSLSQGYGLTESCGGCTTSVRNVFSMVGTVGVPIPSMEMRLESVPEMGYDALSSTYPRGEICLRGTTLFSGYYKRPDLTNDVFVDGWFHTGDVGEWQPDGALKIIDRKKNIFKLSQGEYVAVENVESVYLRSPVVTSIWVYGNSFESFLVAVVVPDRKVLEEWATSNSVEVEDFPSLCRNLKARKFVLNELNKAAQHHKLRGFEMLKAVYLEPNLFDMERDLITPTFKLKRPQLLKYYKDCIDQLYIEAKGTKA, via the exons ATGCCAGAGGTTTACACCGTGAAGGTGGAGGAGGGGCAGCCGGCCACTGCAGATCGTCCCGCCAAGGGGCCGGTGTACCGGAGCATCTACGCCAAGGACGGCCTCCCGGAGCTGCCAGAGGGACGCAATTCCCCCTGGGACTTCTTCAG TGCCACGGTCAAGAGGATTCCCAAGTCCAGACTTCTGGGCCGCCGTGAAGTCGTCGACACGAAG GTGGGTCCTTACGTCTGGCTATCATACCAGGAAGCCTATGATTCGGCCGTCCAGGTTGGCTCTGCCATTAGGCGCCGCAGCGTCAATCCT GGCGACCGCTGCGGTATATACGGGTCCAACTGCCCTGAATGGGTCATTGCCATGGAG GCTTGTAGCAGCCAGGCAATAACATATGTACCGCTTTACGACACACTTG GTCCTAATGCAGTGGAGTTCATCTTAAACCATGCCGAGGTTTCAATAGCTTTTGTCCAGACAAGCAAGATTCCTGCC ATCCTCTCTTGCCTTTCCAAGTGTTCGTATTTGAAGA CAATTGTGACCTTCAGCAATTTTCCCACTGCGCAAAAAGAGCAAGCCGAAGCATTAGGAGTGTCCTGCTTCTCTTGGACAGAGTTTTTGGAATTG GGGAGTTCAGATTCTGAGTTACCAGCAAAGCAGAAGACAGATATCTGCACCATAATGTATACGAGCGGAACAACGGGAGAACCTAAAGGTGTAGTTCTTACTAACGGAGCTGTCATGACAGAAGTACTATCAATCGATCAATTTGTGGATCTTACAGACAAAGTG TTCTCAGAGGAAGATGTCTACTTCTCGTTCCTTCCTCTAGCCCACATTTATGATCTGACTATGGAGATTTACTGCATGTATAGAGGTTCAGCGATAGGTTTTTGGCGAGGA GATGTGCGGTTCTTGGTGGAGGACATTCAAGAATTGAAGCCCACCATCTTCTGTGGCGTTCCTAGAGTTTATGATCGGATATACAGCG GTATACTTGCAAAGGTTTCATCAGGGGGTGCAATACGGAAAAAATTGTTTGAATTTGCATACAACTA CAAGTTGGGAAATCTTGAGAAGGGACTTCCACTGGAAAATGCAGCACCTCTTATGGACAGGCTTGTCTTTGAAAAG ACAAAGCTAGCTTTTGGCGGAAGAGTCCGGATCCTATCATCTGGAGCTGCACCATTGCCTAGGCATGTCGAGGAATTCCTGAGAGTCACCACCTGCTCAAGTTTATCACAGGGATATG GTCTCACCGAGAGTTGTGGAGGATGCACTACTTCTGTAAGGAATGTGTTCTCCATGGTGGGAACTGTTGGAGTGCCGATTCCTTCGATGGAAATGAGGCTTGAATCGGTACCAGAAATGGGTTATGATGCACTTTCAAGCACCTATCCTCGTGGAGAGATTTGCTTGCGAGGAACAACATTGTTCTCAGGCTACTACAAGCGTCCCGATCTAACGAATGATGTCTTTGTTGACGGGTGGTTTCACACCG GTGACGTCGGAGAGTGGCAGCCCGATGGAGCATTGAAAATTATTGACAGGAAAAAGAACATTTTTAAGCTCTCTCAAGGTGAATACGTTGCAGTGGAGAATGTTGAAAGTGTTTATCTTCGCAGCCCAGTTGTAACTTCG ATATGGGTCTATGGGAACAGCTTCGAGTCATTTCTGGTGGCTGTGGTAGTCCCTGACAGAAAGGTCCTCGAGGAATGGGCTACGAGCAATTCCGTGGAAGTAGAGGATTTCCCATCACTTTGCCGAAACCTTAAAGCTCGAAAGTTCGTCTTGAATGAGCTGAACAAAGCTGCACAGCATCACAAA CTTCGAGGTTTCGAGATGTTAAAAGCAGTCTATCTGGAGCCAAATCTCTTCGACATGGAGAGGGATCTAATCACTCCAACTTTTAAGTTGAAGCGGCCACAGCTGCTCAAGTACTACAAG GATTGCATCGATCAGCTGTACATAGAAGCAAAGGGAACAAAAGCATAG
- the LOC116204695 gene encoding cold-regulated 413 plasma membrane protein 1 has protein sequence MGKYGVLRMRTERETGDLISSDLQELGTAAKKLVNHTIRLGSLGLGTTLLEWIASFAAIYLLVLDRTHWKTNILTGLLIPYIFFSLPSLLFNIFRGQIGRWIAFVAVIVRLFFPRRFPDWLEMPAAMILLIVVAPSLFASTFRNDWVGVVICLLIACYLLQEHIRASGGFRNSFTQARGVSNTVGIIILFVYPAWALIIDLL, from the exons ATGGGGAAGTACGGAGTACTGAGGATGAGGACTGAACGAGAAACCGGCGATCTGATCAGCTCGGATCTCCAGGAGCTCGGGACTGCTGCTAAGAAGCTCGTCAACCATACCATCAGGCTGGGGAGCCTGGGTCTCGGGACCACGTTGCTCGAATGGATCGCCTCCTTTGCTGCAAT TTATCTGTTGGTTTTGGATCGAACGCACTGGAAGACCAACATCCTCACTGGGCTGTTGATCCCTTACATATTCTTCAGCCTTCCTTCGCTGTTGTTCAACATATTCAG GGGACAGATTGGTAGATGGATCGCTTTTGTCGCCGTAATCGTGCGGCTTTTCTTCCCCCGGCGGTTCCCAG ATTGGTTGGAAATGCCTGCTGCTATGATACTTCTGATAGTGGTTGCCCCGAGCCTGTTCGCGAGCACGTTTAGGAACGACTGGGTTGGAGTCGTCATATGCCTTTTGATCGCGTGTTACCTCCTGCAGGAGCACATCAGAGCTTCAGGCGGGTTCCGAAATTCCTTCACCCAGGCCCGTGGGGTCTCAAACACCGTTGGGATTATCATCCTATTTGTCTATCCTGCCTGGGCTCTGATCATTGATCTCCTCTGA
- the LOC116202318 gene encoding protein JINGUBANG-like, which translates to MRSKRVGGTMFEDANKNKFKISKFGDFLRSDPDVLSATYSREREDDDYVDHRMSNASAATTSYCPSPADASPYPLSPLNQSSPYNKSPWIIPSPIYSPFGENFPKNGLIGSLVREEGHVYSLAVSEDLLYTGSDSKNVRVWKKLKEFSGFKSNSGLVKAIIISGDRVFTGHQDGKIRVWKLSRTNPSAHRRIGSLPSFKDFVKSSMNPNNYIKARRNKSVVKIRHFDAVSCLSPNEDLSLLYSGSWDKTMKVWRIADSKCLESVSAHDDAVNAVASGFDGLVFTGSADGTVKAWRRELQGKTTKHFLVKLLLKQESAVTSLAVNRSSGSVYCGSSDGLVNFWEGIKDDLSYSGVLRGHKMAVLCLATGGNLVFSGSADKSICVWRRGDGGDHACLAVLTGHTGPVKCLALQEDEESDELDQRWTVYSGSLDRSVKVWRVYENLPDLKQYTASLYSPNNSMIDQAIPKSNRS; encoded by the coding sequence ATGAGAAGCAAGAGAGTAGGGGGAACCATGTTTGAAGACGCAAACAAGAACAAGTTCAAGATATCCAAGTTCGGAGATTTCCTGCGGTCCGACCCCGATGTGCTCTCCGCAACTTATAGCAGGGAACGGGAGGACGATGACTACGTCGACCATCGTATGAGCAATGCCTCCGCAGCGACCACGAGCTACTGTCCCTCACCGGCCGATGCGTCTCCTTACCCATTGTCTCCACTGAACCAGTCCTCTCCCTACAACAAATCTCCGTGGATAATACCGTCTCCCATTTACAGCCCTTTCGGCGAGAACTTCCCGAAGAATGGACTTATCGGGTCCCTGGTGCGAGAGGAAGGCCATGTGTATTCTCTAGCCGTCTCCGAGGATCTCCTCTACACCGGTTCGGACAGTAAGAACGTGCGTGTGTGGAAGAAGTTGAAGGAGTTCTCGGGATTCAAGTCTAATAGTGGGTTGGTGAAAGCGATAATTATATCTGGCGACCGGGTTTTCACTGGCCACCAAGATGGCAAGATCCGGGTGTGGAAGCTATCTCGGACGAACCCTTCTGCTCACCGGCGGATCGGGAGTTTGCCTTCATTCAAGGACTTCGTGAAGAGCTCCATGAACCCGAACAACTACATTAAGGCGAGGAGAAACAAGAGCGTAGTGAAAATCAGGCATTTCGATGCTGTGTCGTGCCTGAGCCCGAACGAAGACCTGAGCTTGCTGTACTCGGGCTCGTGGGACAAGACCATGAAGGTGTGGAGGATCGCCGACTCCAAATGCCTCGAGTCGGTGAGCGCCCATGATGATGCCGTGAATGCAGTCGCCTCGGGGTTCGATGGGCTTGTCTTTACAGGTTCAGCCGACGGGACGGTGAAGGCTTGGAGGAGAGAGCTGCAGGGTAAGACCACGAAGCATTTCTTGGTGAAGCTCTTGCTGAAGCAGGAAAGCGCGGTGACGTCACTCGCCGTTAACCGATCATCGGGTTCAGTCTACTGCGGGTCGTCGGACGGGCTTGTAAACTTCTGGGAAGGCATTAAAGACGACCTTTCCTACAGTGGGGTCCTCCGGGGGCACAAGATGGCCGTCCTCTGTCTGGCCACGGGAGGAAACCTGGTCTTTAGCGGGTCTGCTGACAAGAGCATCTGCGTGTGGAGGAGGGGCGATGGCGGGGACCATGCCTGCCTGGCAGTGCTGACAGGCCACACCGGCCCCGTCAAGTGCCTTGCACTTCAGGAGGACGAGGAGTCTGACGAGCTGGACCAGCGGTGGACCGTGTACAGCGGGAGCCTGGACCGATCTGTGAAGGTCTGGCGTGTGTACGAGAACCTGCCCGACCTGAAGCAGTACACGGCTAGTCTATATTCCCCGAACAATTCCATGATCGACCAGGCTATCCCGAAGAGCAACAGAAGCTAA
- the LOC116206221 gene encoding diphthamide biosynthesis protein 3-like, whose protein sequence is MSYDDVEIEDMEWNEELQAYTYPCPCGDLFQITKDELRLGEEIARCPSCSLYITVIYNAEDFADGSDKNKSLQPSGNQAVAVA, encoded by the coding sequence ATGTCGTACGACGACGTGGAGATCGAGGACATGGAGTGGAACGAGGAGCTGCAGGCGTACACGTATCCCTGCCCCTGCGGCGACCTGTTTCAGATCACGAAGGACGAGCTCCGCCTCGGGGAGGAGATCGCCCGCTGCCCGAGCTGCTCCCTCTACATCACCGTCATCTACAACGCCGAGGACTTCGCCGATGGCTCCGATAAAAACAAGAGCTTGCAGCCCTCAGGAAATCAGGCCGTCGCCGTCGCTTGA